A window from Puniceicoccus vermicola encodes these proteins:
- a CDS encoding GIY-YIG nuclease family protein, translated as MFHVYVLENPKGRLYIGHTEDRQRRLSQHNSPEGKEHLGKYTHRNGPWRFLGSENYPTRAKAMQREKQLKSWKSPKKVRELFD; from the coding sequence ATGTTTCACGTCTACGTCTTAGAAAACCCAAAGGGGCGCCTCTACATTGGACACACGGAAGACCGTCAGAGACGTCTCAGCCAGCACAACTCTCCAGAGGGCAAAGAACATCTCGGGAAGTATACGCACAGAAACGGCCCATGGAGATTTCTCGGATCTGAGAACTACCCAACTCGCGCAAAGGCCATGCAACGAGAGAAACAACTCAAAAGCTGGAAATCGCCAAAAAAAGTCCGAGAACTATTCGATT
- a CDS encoding GIY-YIG nuclease family protein, whose product MFHVYILENPKGRLYIGHTEDIQRRLGQHNSPEGKEHLGKYTHRNGPWKLIASEDFDSRADAMKREKQLKAWKSPKKVRELFKR is encoded by the coding sequence ATGTTTCACGTCTACATCCTCGAAAATCCCAAAGGCCGACTCTACATCGGCCACACTGAGGATATACAAAGACGCCTTGGCCAACACAATTCACCTGAGGGGAAAGAGCATCTCGGCAAATACACCCACCGCAATGGGCCCTGGAAACTCATCGCATCCGAGGACTTTGACTCGAGAGCCGACGCAATGAAACGCGAGAAACAGCTCAAAGCCTGGAAGTCTCCGAAAAAGGTTCGCGAACTCTTCAAACGATAA
- a CDS encoding substrate-binding domain-containing protein: protein MSTSKPMYLQIYEDLHTSIRNQSYVPGDLLPSEKAICEQYGTSRPTVAKAIKMLSDAKFVRRRAGFGTQVLAPDFSGLSAGLLIPEFPDTEIFTPIVDSIIENSPAYELQITHPYELNRSQDRKAMALAQAEQYIKKKVKGVFFAPLENISDPEAFNLRIVERFTEKGVQVVLLDRDIYPWPRQTSFDLICIGNIEAGFTMADHLLENGCTQLAFVSPRNPAMTVGHRIIGTREALVQKGFSARSLLSVEYDHKDPGKAAARLLNSNVDGIVCANDTTAAVILRSLLDLGAKIPDQIKVCGFDDVKYASLLSVPLTSYRQPCQVMGRLAVETMVNRIKHPERPPHHIAFHGTLIVRESSIPSA from the coding sequence ATGAGCACTTCAAAACCGATGTATCTGCAAATCTACGAAGACCTCCATACTTCGATCCGAAACCAAAGTTACGTCCCAGGTGATTTGCTCCCCAGCGAGAAGGCGATTTGCGAGCAATACGGCACCTCCCGCCCTACTGTCGCCAAGGCGATCAAGATGCTCAGCGATGCGAAATTCGTTCGGCGCCGAGCGGGATTCGGCACCCAGGTGTTAGCACCCGATTTTTCCGGTTTGTCGGCAGGATTGCTTATTCCGGAATTCCCTGACACCGAGATTTTCACCCCCATCGTTGATAGCATCATCGAAAATTCGCCCGCGTATGAGCTGCAGATCACACACCCCTATGAGTTGAATCGGTCCCAAGACCGTAAAGCCATGGCCCTCGCTCAGGCCGAACAATACATAAAAAAGAAAGTCAAAGGCGTCTTTTTCGCCCCTCTTGAAAACATTTCAGACCCAGAAGCCTTCAATCTCAGAATCGTCGAACGCTTCACGGAAAAAGGGGTTCAAGTCGTGCTACTGGATCGCGACATCTATCCGTGGCCCCGACAAACCTCTTTCGATTTGATTTGCATCGGCAACATCGAGGCTGGGTTCACTATGGCGGACCACCTTTTGGAAAATGGCTGCACCCAACTAGCTTTTGTCTCCCCCCGAAATCCCGCGATGACCGTGGGGCACCGGATTATAGGGACCCGCGAAGCACTCGTCCAAAAAGGTTTCTCAGCTCGCAGCCTTCTCTCCGTCGAATACGATCATAAAGATCCCGGTAAAGCGGCAGCCCGGCTATTGAATTCAAATGTGGATGGGATTGTCTGCGCCAACGATACAACTGCCGCCGTCATCCTACGTTCCCTCCTCGACCTCGGTGCCAAGATTCCCGATCAAATTAAAGTATGTGGGTTTGATGATGTTAAATACGCCTCACTCCTCAGCGTACCTCTCACCAGCTATCGCCAACCCTGCCAGGTTATGGGGCGCCTCGCCGTTGAAACGATGGTCAACCGAATCAAACATCCGGAAAGACCGCCTCACCACATTGCTTTTCACGGCACCCTGATCGTTCGAGAATCCTCCATTCCAAGCGCTTGA
- a CDS encoding sugar ABC transporter substrate-binding protein, giving the protein MKIILTGLMLCCMSLTIVGCGGKEDGTSSADPKVKIGMTVQTLTNPTWAGYCQAIEKEVQAHGGSINYVSCDNNIGKQITQIENFVSRGVDVIIVHPADPEGVEFALKQAREAGIKVLAWDDNLKNADIAWLIDNHELGYTIGEYAAMWIDEKLGGTAEVAILNYPQLPILLERGNGIRDAITELAPNAKIVAESSAIDTKEGIEKMETIFQSNPNVKVVCSIGGGGSVGANEAAKAAGKITDDFGIFAADATQPELAAMKNNEGIRMTVTITGTNTAIGEKIWEMVSELNSGEPIENKVVYREIIPVTSENVDEYLGK; this is encoded by the coding sequence ATGAAAATAATACTCACAGGACTAATGCTCTGCTGCATGTCACTCACGATCGTCGGATGCGGCGGCAAAGAAGACGGAACAAGCTCCGCCGATCCCAAAGTAAAGATTGGCATGACGGTGCAGACCTTGACGAATCCGACTTGGGCTGGATATTGCCAGGCCATCGAAAAGGAAGTTCAGGCGCATGGCGGCAGCATCAACTACGTCTCCTGCGACAATAATATTGGTAAGCAGATCACCCAAATCGAAAACTTTGTTTCCCGGGGGGTCGATGTCATTATCGTCCATCCGGCCGACCCTGAGGGGGTTGAGTTTGCCCTGAAACAAGCGCGTGAGGCCGGAATTAAGGTGCTCGCATGGGATGATAATCTGAAGAACGCTGATATCGCCTGGTTGATTGATAATCACGAATTGGGCTACACCATCGGAGAATACGCGGCGATGTGGATCGACGAGAAGCTCGGGGGCACTGCAGAGGTCGCCATCCTTAATTACCCGCAATTGCCGATTTTACTGGAACGTGGCAATGGTATCCGCGATGCCATCACCGAGTTAGCCCCCAATGCTAAGATTGTTGCGGAAAGTAGCGCGATCGACACCAAAGAGGGGATCGAAAAAATGGAAACCATCTTTCAGTCGAACCCGAATGTGAAGGTCGTTTGCTCGATCGGTGGCGGCGGTTCCGTCGGTGCCAATGAAGCGGCCAAGGCGGCTGGAAAGATCACTGATGACTTCGGTATCTTTGCAGCGGACGCGACTCAACCGGAATTGGCAGCCATGAAGAACAATGAAGGGATCCGCATGACTGTGACGATTACCGGAACCAACACGGCTATCGGCGAGAAGATCTGGGAGATGGTGTCCGAGCTGAACTCCGGGGAGCCGATCGAGAATAAGGTCGTCTACCGCGAGATTATTCCCGTCACGAGTGAGAACGTCGATGAATACTTAGGAAAGTAA
- a CDS encoding sugar ABC transporter ATP-binding protein: MNILELRNITKKYPGVIALNDVSIDFIEGEAHALVGENGAGKSTLIKSCTGAVKPNAGSIVIEGEEFTSLTPQVSEAHGIGVIYQEFNLVGELSVAENIFLGRAIRKGLFINKKAMVREAAAIFEQFNIDIDPHELVCNLTVGYQQLVEIAKALSQKARILIMDEPSAPLTSAEAERLYEVVDKLKAKGVTVIYISHRMEEIFRLTDRITVLRDGQKIETLKTSETNMDELVKLMVGRELKETYPQRKSCISDEVLLDVQNLSGNGVTDISFQIKKGEVLGFAGLIGAGRTETAELLFGAAKRTGGTVSLNGKEVRPKTPRDAIDCGIALVPEDRKGKGALMDMRIRSNISMAVLDRISKFFVIDLKEEKRLAEEYKQSIRIKTPSVEQQIKNLSGGNQQKVIIARWLASEPELVIFDEPTRGIDVGAKSEIYTLVNALVEDGKSVLMISSEMEEVMGMSDRIVVLCDGRISGSLDRKDFNQEAIMNFASQR; encoded by the coding sequence ATGAATATCCTTGAACTAAGGAACATCACGAAGAAATACCCCGGTGTGATTGCGCTGAACGATGTCAGCATTGATTTCATTGAAGGGGAGGCTCATGCCCTAGTTGGTGAAAACGGTGCGGGTAAATCGACCTTGATCAAGAGTTGCACCGGTGCAGTCAAACCGAATGCCGGCAGTATCGTGATCGAAGGAGAAGAATTTACTTCGCTCACCCCGCAGGTATCCGAAGCGCACGGTATCGGTGTCATCTACCAGGAGTTTAATCTGGTCGGCGAACTTTCTGTTGCGGAAAACATCTTTCTGGGTCGGGCCATCCGCAAAGGCCTCTTCATTAATAAAAAAGCCATGGTCCGCGAGGCCGCGGCGATCTTCGAGCAGTTTAACATCGATATCGATCCCCACGAGTTGGTCTGCAACTTAACGGTCGGCTATCAGCAACTCGTGGAGATTGCCAAAGCCTTATCGCAAAAGGCCCGGATTTTGATCATGGACGAGCCTTCCGCGCCTTTGACTTCGGCTGAAGCGGAACGCCTCTACGAAGTGGTGGATAAATTGAAGGCCAAAGGTGTGACCGTTATTTACATTTCGCACCGCATGGAGGAAATCTTCCGACTCACCGATCGCATCACCGTCTTGAGGGACGGACAGAAAATCGAGACCCTCAAGACCAGTGAGACCAATATGGACGAGCTGGTGAAGTTGATGGTGGGCCGCGAATTGAAAGAAACCTATCCGCAGCGCAAGTCTTGCATCTCTGATGAGGTGTTGCTGGACGTGCAGAACCTCTCCGGCAACGGCGTGACCGACATTAGCTTTCAAATCAAAAAAGGTGAAGTTTTAGGCTTTGCGGGTTTGATCGGTGCCGGTCGCACGGAAACCGCAGAGCTCCTTTTTGGCGCGGCGAAGAGAACTGGCGGAACCGTTTCTCTCAACGGCAAAGAAGTCCGCCCCAAGACGCCTAGAGACGCCATCGACTGCGGCATCGCTCTCGTTCCCGAAGATCGAAAGGGCAAAGGTGCCTTGATGGATATGAGGATCCGCAGCAACATCAGCATGGCTGTCCTGGATCGGATTTCGAAATTCTTCGTGATCGATCTGAAAGAGGAGAAGCGACTGGCCGAAGAATACAAGCAATCCATTCGGATCAAAACGCCCTCGGTCGAACAGCAGATCAAGAACCTCAGTGGCGGAAACCAGCAAAAGGTCATTATCGCCCGATGGCTCGCTTCCGAACCCGAACTGGTGATCTTCGACGAGCCCACCCGAGGCATTGATGTGGGGGCCAAGTCCGAGATTTACACTCTGGTCAATGCCCTCGTGGAAGACGGAAAGTCGGTCCTGATGATCTCCTCTGAAATGGAGGAAGTCATGGGCATGTCCGACCGAATTGTCGTCCTTTGCGACGGTAGGATTTCCGGCAGCTTGGACCGTAAAGATTTCAATCAAGAAGCAATCATGAATTTCGCATCTCAAAGATAG
- a CDS encoding ABC transporter permease, with amino-acid sequence MNVARQVSMLGIAAVGFAFVLLLGGIDLSVGSVITLVNVVCGWFMVNAGLNPVLAIFITLTLATMIGFANGWIIANIHMPPLIVTLAMLIIVEGVAFLISKGLPIYGFPDSFAVIGQGYLGPVPIPVIIMAVVMAIGAFILNKTYFGRYFYAVGGNEEAAKLSGIKVKNVKYLVYSLSGFFAGVAGIVILSRTNSATVTAGKMMELEILTACVLGGVSVTGGVGRISNVIAGVLILGVLSNGMVLMNVSDFTQMVIKGSVLLIAVAFDCLQHRKAS; translated from the coding sequence ATGAACGTCGCCCGCCAGGTATCGATGCTCGGCATCGCGGCGGTCGGTTTTGCCTTCGTTCTTTTGCTGGGAGGTATCGACCTTTCCGTGGGTTCGGTGATCACCTTGGTCAATGTGGTCTGTGGCTGGTTTATGGTCAATGCGGGCCTTAACCCAGTGCTGGCGATCTTTATCACTCTTACGCTGGCCACCATGATCGGTTTCGCCAACGGCTGGATCATCGCGAATATTCATATGCCTCCACTGATTGTGACGCTGGCCATGTTGATCATTGTCGAAGGGGTGGCGTTTTTGATCAGCAAGGGTTTGCCGATTTATGGTTTTCCCGACTCCTTCGCCGTCATCGGGCAGGGCTATCTGGGGCCGGTTCCGATCCCCGTCATCATCATGGCGGTTGTTATGGCGATCGGAGCGTTTATTTTGAACAAAACCTACTTTGGTCGCTATTTTTATGCCGTGGGCGGTAATGAAGAAGCCGCGAAACTCTCCGGCATCAAGGTGAAAAATGTTAAATACCTCGTCTATTCATTGTCCGGTTTCTTTGCGGGTGTGGCGGGTATCGTCATCCTTTCGAGAACGAATTCCGCGACAGTCACGGCAGGTAAAATGATGGAGTTGGAAATTCTCACCGCCTGCGTGCTCGGTGGCGTTAGCGTCACTGGCGGCGTCGGTCGTATTTCCAATGTCATCGCCGGTGTCTTGATTCTCGGTGTGCTCAGCAATGGTATGGTCCTCATGAACGTCTCGGATTTTACGCAGATGGTCATCAAAGGCTCCGTTCTGTTGATCGCTGTCGCCTTTGACTGCTTGCAGCATCGGAAGGCCAGTTAA
- a CDS encoding AAA family ATPase: MNTIAISRLVGSDAGAIAKQLAVSLGYDLVDKAVLQGTLQQYGLTRFGELYTSPPNLWDLANTKNLEIVSMLNDTMRALAHRGRTVVLARGGYVALNKYADVLHVRLHAPFDVRVDRVMARENIAKREDAKTKVAADDKARIKFVERFYRCKWHDESELDLVLNTDIIPKPTAESWITEALRLQEAKDGRPDVQLAQKTRVDPLLLSAIDEAIERRISI; the protein is encoded by the coding sequence ATGAACACCATCGCAATTTCCAGACTGGTCGGCAGTGATGCCGGCGCGATCGCAAAGCAGTTGGCTGTATCCCTGGGCTACGACCTGGTCGATAAAGCCGTCTTGCAGGGCACCCTGCAGCAGTACGGGCTGACTCGCTTTGGCGAGCTCTACACATCGCCGCCCAACTTATGGGATTTGGCTAATACAAAGAACCTGGAAATCGTATCCATGCTGAACGATACCATGCGGGCGCTCGCCCACCGCGGACGGACTGTGGTTCTCGCACGCGGAGGTTACGTGGCCTTAAACAAGTATGCCGATGTGTTGCATGTCCGCTTGCACGCTCCGTTTGATGTTCGCGTGGATCGTGTCATGGCGCGAGAGAACATCGCGAAGCGGGAAGACGCGAAAACGAAAGTGGCTGCCGACGACAAAGCGCGGATCAAATTTGTCGAGAGGTTTTACCGGTGTAAATGGCACGACGAGAGCGAACTCGATCTCGTCCTCAACACCGATATTATCCCGAAACCAACTGCCGAATCCTGGATTACAGAAGCGTTGCGTTTACAGGAGGCGAAGGATGGCCGCCCCGATGTCCAACTTGCTCAAAAGACTAGGGTCGATCCTCTTCTCCTGAGTGCAATCGATGAAGCCATTGAGCGGCGCATATCAATTTAA
- a CDS encoding mannitol dehydrogenase family protein: MTIQLNNANLGKLDSRIQRPNYDRKEVSQSIMHVGVGGFHRAHQAEYADDLLNQGGDKTWGYCGVGLLRHDARMDAIMRAQDCLYTLVERGPEGNSARVIGSIGEFVYAPDNREAVIEQMASPKTRIVSLTITEGGYYFASNGELDAAHPDLVMDLENPHAPSCSFGYLLEALDRRRLRGLSPFTIMSCDNVQGNGEVAKKMLSAYAELRDPALRNWMDTNCLFPNSMVDRITPATTDELRILVREEFGIEDDWPVMTEPFKQWVIEDHFIDGRPRWEDVGAQMTEDVLPYELMKLRLLNGTHQALCYIGLLLGKELVHETMEDSEIRTLCRRMMDEEATPTLSPVPGIDLTEYKDSVIERFANPAIRDQLSRIGIYGSSGIPKFVLPCISEQLKKGGSIKLLSFVIASWFRFLSGLDESGKEMPMLDPMAEKLRNRAQEAGSDASPLLAMREVFSEELANQPLFVETVSSLLKSFYERGAAATLKDCLL; encoded by the coding sequence ATGACGATTCAATTAAACAATGCGAACCTCGGTAAATTGGATTCTCGGATCCAACGCCCGAACTACGACAGAAAAGAAGTCAGCCAATCCATTATGCATGTGGGTGTCGGCGGCTTTCACCGAGCCCATCAGGCTGAATATGCCGATGATTTGCTCAATCAAGGAGGCGACAAGACTTGGGGCTATTGCGGGGTAGGATTGCTCCGGCATGACGCTCGCATGGATGCGATCATGCGTGCCCAGGATTGTCTTTATACTCTTGTGGAGCGAGGCCCGGAGGGGAACTCGGCGCGTGTGATCGGTTCGATTGGCGAGTTTGTCTATGCACCGGATAACAGGGAGGCGGTGATCGAGCAGATGGCCTCGCCCAAGACTCGAATTGTTTCGCTGACGATTACAGAAGGGGGCTACTATTTCGCCTCGAACGGGGAATTGGATGCCGCGCACCCCGACTTGGTCATGGATCTTGAGAATCCTCATGCGCCATCCTGTTCGTTCGGATACTTACTTGAAGCTTTAGACCGGAGGCGCCTTCGCGGACTTTCACCATTTACGATCATGTCATGCGATAACGTCCAGGGCAACGGTGAGGTCGCCAAGAAAATGCTGTCGGCCTATGCGGAGTTGAGAGACCCCGCGCTCAGAAACTGGATGGATACCAATTGCCTGTTCCCAAACAGTATGGTCGACCGGATCACACCCGCCACGACCGACGAGCTTCGAATCCTTGTCCGTGAAGAATTCGGAATCGAAGACGATTGGCCAGTGATGACCGAACCTTTCAAGCAATGGGTCATCGAGGACCACTTTATCGATGGGCGTCCACGATGGGAAGACGTTGGTGCACAAATGACAGAAGATGTGCTCCCTTACGAGTTGATGAAACTCCGCCTGCTTAACGGCACACACCAAGCTCTTTGCTATATCGGATTACTGCTCGGAAAAGAATTGGTTCACGAAACCATGGAGGATTCCGAAATTCGTACTCTCTGTCGTCGAATGATGGATGAGGAGGCAACGCCGACATTGTCTCCTGTTCCCGGCATCGACCTCACTGAATACAAGGACTCGGTGATCGAGCGTTTCGCGAATCCGGCGATCCGAGACCAACTCTCGCGTATCGGAATATACGGGTCTTCGGGGATTCCCAAGTTCGTATTGCCATGCATCAGCGAGCAGTTGAAAAAGGGTGGTTCCATCAAACTACTCAGTTTTGTCATCGCATCATGGTTCCGTTTCCTCAGTGGGCTGGACGAATCGGGGAAGGAAATGCCAATGCTCGACCCCATGGCCGAGAAACTTCGGAATCGAGCCCAGGAAGCGGGAAGTGACGCAAGTCCTCTGCTAGCCATGCGTGAAGTTTTTAGCGAAGAGTTGGCGAATCAGCCGCTCTTTGTCGAAACGGTCTCTTCCCTCTTGAAGAGTTTTTACGAACGGGGAGCTGCTGCGACCTTGAAGGACTGTCTCCTCTAA
- a CDS encoding glycoside hydrolase family 3 protein: protein MKPTPDIQSLLEKMSVQDKVGQCFVIGFTGSVMTPAILERIATIRPAGIRMGMNFRIKSAYYDPYAVGEKFAHRALRAPTGTVKDFLPGLPPPYVTGEEYAHFLNRLKEAALKNPAAIPLHITYDMEGDISADFPRSPLRFFPSSRGLSQSGDPELAERVAWAVGAQMSGLGCNWIHWPVLDVNTDPLNPEIGTRSFGDSAEIVEKYGKKVFEGLKRSKTIATAKHFPGRGHSIGDAHHGLPLVELDREGMEEHLKPFRSLIEAGVPSIMTAHTVYPALDPSGDPASLSKTIITDFLKGEMGFEGVVTSDDITMGAILEKYEVHEAVIKAIDAGSDLILLRDESTLVDEVYAKVVEAVEEGKISEERLNDAAGRVLKIKAEYGLFEEGALVDPAEAEAPARSSEVISIASEAAQRATRVLRDRKGILPLDPGTRVLLVEQANPLHINVNSQECHPGILWEAMMEHGSSVAMVEVKMSYEEADHQRIANRMEEADVVVLTNTYYRRGANGHEFVQEFCRNCEKPVVVVTNTDLPLSLDDSFDSVVLSYGSSSECVKEVARHLYGKAER from the coding sequence ATGAAGCCAACCCCTGATATCCAATCCTTGCTCGAGAAAATGTCCGTCCAGGACAAGGTCGGCCAATGCTTTGTCATTGGTTTTACCGGGAGCGTGATGACGCCAGCGATTCTGGAGCGTATTGCCACGATCCGTCCCGCAGGGATTCGGATGGGCATGAACTTTCGGATTAAGTCCGCGTATTATGATCCTTATGCGGTGGGGGAGAAATTCGCGCACCGTGCTCTAAGAGCTCCTACGGGGACGGTAAAGGACTTCCTTCCGGGGTTGCCTCCCCCTTACGTGACCGGAGAAGAGTATGCCCATTTCCTGAATCGTCTGAAGGAAGCTGCGCTGAAAAATCCCGCGGCAATCCCGCTTCATATCACCTATGACATGGAGGGTGACATTAGCGCGGACTTTCCCCGGAGCCCGCTGCGGTTTTTCCCGAGTAGTCGGGGCCTTTCTCAAAGTGGAGACCCTGAACTGGCTGAGCGTGTCGCTTGGGCGGTTGGGGCGCAGATGTCGGGGCTCGGCTGCAATTGGATTCATTGGCCCGTGCTGGACGTCAATACGGATCCTTTGAATCCGGAAATTGGTACCCGCAGTTTTGGTGATAGTGCCGAGATCGTTGAGAAATACGGGAAGAAAGTTTTTGAAGGTCTAAAACGTTCCAAGACGATCGCAACGGCGAAGCATTTTCCCGGGCGTGGACACTCGATCGGCGATGCTCATCATGGTCTTCCTCTTGTCGAGCTGGATCGGGAGGGAATGGAAGAGCACTTGAAGCCATTTCGCTCGCTCATCGAAGCGGGGGTGCCGTCGATCATGACCGCTCATACCGTCTATCCCGCCCTCGATCCGAGCGGGGATCCCGCCTCTCTGTCGAAAACCATCATTACGGATTTCCTCAAAGGTGAGATGGGATTTGAAGGAGTGGTGACTTCCGATGATATTACCATGGGAGCGATCCTTGAGAAATACGAGGTGCACGAGGCCGTGATTAAAGCTATTGATGCCGGATCTGATCTCATTCTATTGCGTGACGAAAGCACCTTGGTCGATGAGGTATATGCGAAGGTCGTCGAGGCCGTTGAAGAGGGTAAGATCAGCGAGGAACGTTTGAATGACGCTGCGGGCCGGGTTCTCAAAATCAAAGCAGAGTACGGCCTTTTCGAGGAGGGGGCACTTGTCGATCCTGCCGAGGCGGAGGCTCCAGCGCGTTCGTCCGAGGTGATATCCATCGCGTCAGAGGCGGCTCAACGGGCGACCCGGGTTCTGCGGGACCGCAAGGGAATCCTTCCTCTCGACCCAGGCACGCGGGTTCTCTTGGTGGAACAGGCCAATCCCCTGCACATCAATGTCAACAGTCAGGAGTGCCATCCCGGTATTCTCTGGGAGGCAATGATGGAGCACGGCTCGAGTGTGGCCATGGTTGAGGTCAAGATGAGTTACGAGGAGGCGGATCATCAGCGCATCGCCAACCGAATGGAGGAAGCTGACGTCGTAGTGCTGACGAATACCTACTATCGGCGTGGGGCGAATGGGCATGAGTTCGTGCAAGAGTTTTGTCGGAACTGTGAGAAGCCAGTGGTGGTGGTCACGAATACCGATCTACCTCTCTCGCTGGACGATAGTTTTGACTCGGTCGTGCTCAGTTATGGTTCTTCATCGGAATGCGTGAAGGAGGTTGCCCGGCACCTCTACGGGAAGGCGGAGCGATAG
- a CDS encoding LacI family DNA-binding transcriptional regulator → MARDDTVTMKDIAREAKVSASAVSLALRGSPRISELTRTRISEIAERMGYRPNPLVSALMQSRRRPHQEQGFLTGAYLSFEEMAPVLREESIYAEFERGAMAEAARQGIRLEKFKVDSEMPLSRIGQILHARGIRGIVVSPLPPELEEIEWDWAGVSAIAIGPTLRKPALHRVMSDHYSNMESLLKACATWGYRRPGLCLETLSDERIGGQWEACFLRQQTENPLFEKVPLMKYADLSDSYLLHWIRDERPDVVICSSPWRILSIFEKADIRLPEDVGLASVSAARPDGDLSGIVEDGFSAGAQSVSQLLRMVYANEVGLPENPLKILLPGRVYRGRTTR, encoded by the coding sequence ATGGCTCGCGATGACACAGTGACGATGAAGGATATTGCGAGGGAGGCGAAGGTCAGTGCCTCGGCAGTATCTCTCGCTCTGCGGGGTAGCCCGCGAATATCCGAGCTCACCCGAACGAGGATTTCGGAGATCGCGGAGAGGATGGGGTATCGGCCCAACCCCCTTGTCTCGGCTTTGATGCAAAGTCGGCGTCGGCCTCATCAGGAGCAAGGCTTTTTGACAGGAGCCTATCTTTCGTTTGAGGAGATGGCGCCTGTGCTGCGGGAAGAGTCGATCTATGCGGAATTCGAGAGAGGAGCCATGGCCGAAGCGGCGCGGCAGGGCATCCGGCTGGAGAAATTCAAAGTCGACTCGGAGATGCCTCTTTCTCGCATTGGCCAGATCCTTCACGCTCGCGGAATCCGTGGAATCGTGGTCTCTCCTTTGCCGCCGGAGTTGGAGGAAATCGAATGGGATTGGGCGGGTGTCTCGGCCATTGCGATTGGACCCACGCTGCGCAAGCCAGCCCTCCACCGGGTGATGAGTGACCATTATTCCAATATGGAGTCTCTGTTGAAAGCCTGTGCCACATGGGGCTATCGGCGGCCAGGGTTGTGCTTGGAAACTCTCTCGGACGAGAGAATCGGGGGGCAGTGGGAAGCCTGTTTCTTGAGGCAACAGACGGAAAATCCTTTGTTTGAAAAGGTTCCTTTGATGAAATATGCGGACCTCTCCGATTCGTATCTTTTGCATTGGATCCGAGACGAAAGGCCGGATGTGGTCATATGTTCGAGTCCTTGGCGTATCCTCTCCATTTTCGAGAAGGCCGACATCCGATTGCCGGAAGATGTTGGCCTCGCTTCGGTGAGTGCGGCGCGTCCCGACGGTGACTTGAGCGGAATCGTCGAAGATGGATTCTCGGCTGGAGCCCAATCTGTCTCGCAACTGTTGCGGATGGTGTACGCGAACGAAGTCGGTTTGCCCGAGAATCCTTTGAAAATTCTGTTGCCCGGCAGGGTCTATCGCGGCCGGACCACCCGATGA
- a CDS encoding HAD family hydrolase gives MSLSTTFAVAIDSDGCVFDNMSLKHRECFGPSLIRLWQLEAVAGEVQQAWETINLYSPKRGINRFLALLAFWRSFPSDQLPQGFVRPDISGMEVLADGTASLSPDSIKRELAKKEDRFLSQALEWSRAVNRCVAELKSQPPSFPCTLEFIRSLSAVARIDVVSSANRETIQEEWTAAGLDPFVNDYVTQERCSKKEYLTDLVRQGRNTLMIGDSPGDWDAAKAAGSWFYPILPGNEAESWRKLLQFWEESGHQGVFCEHSKAVDEYSTTLGL, from the coding sequence ATGAGTTTATCCACAACATTCGCTGTCGCCATCGATTCCGATGGATGCGTGTTCGACAATATGTCACTGAAGCACCGTGAGTGTTTTGGTCCTTCACTCATTCGTCTCTGGCAGCTTGAAGCGGTTGCCGGTGAGGTGCAGCAGGCCTGGGAAACGATAAACCTCTATTCGCCAAAACGGGGGATCAATCGGTTTCTTGCGTTGTTGGCCTTTTGGAGGAGCTTTCCCTCTGACCAGTTGCCCCAAGGATTTGTGCGTCCGGATATTAGTGGGATGGAGGTTCTCGCCGATGGAACCGCTTCACTTTCTCCCGATTCGATAAAGCGGGAGCTGGCGAAGAAAGAAGACCGGTTTTTGTCTCAAGCTCTCGAGTGGAGTCGGGCTGTCAATCGGTGTGTCGCTGAACTGAAGTCGCAGCCTCCCTCGTTTCCGTGCACCCTTGAGTTTATCCGCAGTTTATCGGCAGTTGCCAGAATCGATGTCGTCTCTTCAGCGAATCGGGAGACGATTCAAGAGGAATGGACTGCGGCGGGATTGGATCCGTTTGTAAACGACTACGTGACCCAGGAGCGTTGCTCGAAAAAGGAGTATTTGACGGATTTGGTTCGTCAAGGACGCAATACTCTGATGATCGGCGATTCGCCGGGAGATTGGGACGCCGCGAAGGCCGCGGGTTCTTGGTTCTATCCGATTTTGCCCGGGAATGAGGCCGAGAGTTGGAGAAAACTCCTCCAATTTTGGGAGGAGTCCGGTCATCAAGGAGTCTTTTGTGAGCATTCGAAGGCCGTCGATGAATACTCGACGACCCTGGGTCTGTAG